The DNA segment ATTGGGCTAGGCCcacttttataaaatgttttggggGCTAAGGCCCACTCCTACAAATTAATTTGGGCTTGACCCACTTTAAACAAAGTTATTTGGGCTAAGCCCATATACACTAAATACACAAAATGGACTTAAATTCTAAAACATAAATTAAGtccattcaaacacaaatcaaatagaataaatatatatacaaggaagttatatatatacgaaaacacaaaaacaaatacAAGATAGAATATTTGTACGATATACAAAAACAAACCtaagtgtctaacgagattagaaCACTTGTAGGTCGAGAAACAAACGACGAATTAGGAATCGAATAGAGATTTGCACGGAACGCAAATCTGTGAGTTTAtgttttccccttttactttgaaTGTTTATAGTTTTAAACTTTCGGGGATGTATACATGTTACGAATAGTATGATGATACGCTAAAACAATTTTGATCACATGCGGATAGGTGTTAAAATAAAGGAGCCATTAATGAATAAACAAGTACCGAGGAACAAACgaatagatctatttgggttttGGCAAGCCCCACTCTTAACGACAACGATAACCACGATCGTCAAGAGTGCGTTTGTGTCCAAACTAGTGTCGTTGACACACACGATAAATTGTCAAGGTTTGGTTCCCTCCTATTCGGCATACATATTAGTGTCCTTGCAACACACTAATGATCATACGATTTTTTTATCATGCTATACAAAAACGAATTTTACTACTTCAAATGTTTTGGAGACTCATTTGATGCGAAAACTAAATAacatgaattcactcaacttttgttgacgttttcaaaattaacatgtattacaggagattactggACGGCTTTGGGAAAAATATGTTCGAGTGGTTATCAAGAACACAAGCTTTCGAGATGTCATCCGTTTTCAGTTGTTATGTTGTGTGAAACTATTTTGAACATTGAATAATGTAGTTAAAGTTGTCGTTGTTTTCAATTTCAAACAAGACATATGTAATGTAAATTATGGTTTCGAATAAaatgtatggatgaacatcttttattttcaaatatGTTGTTTACTCGATTGATTGTAAGGATTGCCGCTCTCGTTACACCTCGCCATACGCTTCTGCATTAaccgaaaatcggggtgtgacagacctGGTATCAGAGCATCAATTGTAGTGAACTAAGATTCTTTTTGAGTTTGGTCTACAATTTCAGAACGATGTTCTTTACAACAAGTGTCTagattatatttttacaaaacgtCCACTAATACAAAACGATGAATTCGAGACGATAATGCAAGGATACTATGTAATAGTATTAAACGATAATTCGAAACGATGATACCAAAGACTAGTTTATTTGGTGCAAGTCTATGGGGTTTAGACACAATAACAATAGGTCGAACCTAAAACGATATCTGATATAAATAACGATGAAAACAAAAGTACATATGCCCAAAAATCTTTATTTATAAGTTGTTCACTAGTATATGTTGTACGGAATATTTTTCCACGACCATAATATCTTAGAATCCAAAGTCTATTATAATTCTTGATTCTCACAACAAGCGTATTGACCTCGCATCTATTGATGAGCTTATGGTAGGGCGTAGTCCCTAAGTGAAACCCTAAGCTTGACATTCTATAAAAGATGGCTGTTTTCCCTCAGATACGGAAAATGCCTGACCTCGATGATGACAATGAGGCGGAGGTGGTCACCTTGGATGAACACTCTATTAGTAGGAACGAGGTCCCTATGGTTCATATTTATCATGATTGGTGACATTTTTGTCAAGATAAGGAAGATGAAACACTCATCTTGAGGGTGCCCATTCAGCCATTGTTGTTATGAATCCTCTTTACTTATATTTCTTAGCGTAGTGCCATTCCGCGAGCGATGGCTACAAGTAGTAACGTGTGGACCATCACGAAGGTCCATTCTATGTTAAAGGTAAATAGACAGTCATGTCCCCCTTTTCGACTGATCGTCTGTTTTGAACAAGGGAACTCTAGGGTAACCATAAaaggcaatttattattacggaGGCCCACGTAATAATAACTTGCAGTGGATGGGAATCCTGGTGGGCCCTGCGGGTTAGACTAATGATCACTACCTGTTCAAAATTCTTGAGTTGTTACTTGAGAATTCAATTTTTCCATTTCTTAGAACGCTAACTAAGGTGATTACTATGACTCCCCACAATACATTAAAGACTACACGTATTGATTTCATGCCTAGCATTCGATCTATATCACAAGTCAGTTGAGACTAGTCATCTAAGCAAACAAATTAGGAAAACTATCCAGGAAGGATTTTCCTCAAACATTCTTAAACTCCAACATTTGGGTTAATCTCACGGTGCCTATAACACCTTATCATATTTATTGGAGTTATTGCGATAAAATCCATTATTTTACATTCGTTTTGTCTCAAAGGGTAATATGGCACGAGACATGGCGCAAGTCTCTTACCATATTCCATTCGAAATCTATATAAATCATAACAACTTTGTTGGAACTCGTTGAGCTCAAACAATACCAATGTATTCGTCACATGAGTTAATGCGACGAAGGACTTTCCTTACTTTGCACGACCAAGGTCCATAGAGTATGGAATACTGATATTCGCCAAATTACACATACTTTATTCCCCCATTTTACCCCTATTTCATGtattttcggccgtaaaaccgttattcggatacttaatcaggtatacttttgtttacaggcctaaaacagcatgccgaacaagatgatgaaaacgaggactttccgagcaaaacgacaaagctgcgaacATTCTGTGAAGATTCTGACCTGGGcatttggcacggtcgtgcgacctaCGGAACGACCGTGCGGATCCGGCAACCAAGCTCTTCTCGGTGATGCACAGCCGGTGCGATCGGGAGTGCAAGCCTCTCTCGGAGTGGAACGATCGTGCCACTGGAGGCACTCCTGTGCGGATCCGATGTCCAGCCCAACCCCGGAAAGGCACTGCCCATTCAGGTGCTCGTGCCGTCCAAGCCCGGAGATGCACCCTCGTGCGGCCCATGGAACGGTCATGCGTATCTGAAGACCGGTTAAGATCTGATGATGTCATGCAGTATGGTGAACAGTGATTtaaaagtgaacggtcgtgcactTTATTGGCACGACCTTGCGATCGCAAAAAGTTATAAAAAAGCGGACAACAGCTTCATTTCGTAATTCTGCACTTTTGGGAGTTATTTTGGCGAATTCACAGGCTCCGGAGGCTTTGCTTTtgacccggattcaagccacattgtgccGATTTTCTCcgttactatccggattcttaatctggtgcttgtttatggtttgatttccttaatctttccatgattttgttatatttcaagcatttagattaactattatgtattaatgtaagcctttgggcaaaaacactagAATCCCTTGCTTAATTACAACCTCTAGTatgttaattatgtttgtaatgacactttgaagcattttctatgttaatctttgacgattagtttgcaaccttgtttattgatgttgatttcttgattataagtaattatcTTGGATGATTAGTTAATGGTTAGTTGAGATATTTGAAGAaagaagcttaattaatcatatgctagtagactttaaacttgctaaactagtttaacttgtttaaatgtgtgcaccatgatactagaaatggctAAGTGGTCTAATAAAGGGTAATTATcattaatcaagaaagctttccTTCGCGTAAGGGGCTTAAAGGGttaaatggtgttgttatgaattcttgtcATGAATTATTAGCTTGGTTAGTAGTTTAGGCTAAAATTGCTATCTTGgagaactcggttgtgatttaatctagtttatgcttgtctcggtggttgcattgtgtttatcgtgtcactttccttgattaagtgaggttagaaaactcctaacggatgactagcttatttttaagagattttcatagacatttatcaattgcacgttaaagaacaattttaggtggttaaagtgtgtttatcgttttagctttccgaatgattgtcatgttaggattcccgaaagggatactaattgtcttgaaAATAGAAAATTGATCAAATATTTCAAAtgacaaaaccgacttagttcaTATACTTTGGTTGTGTAAAAAGCAAGGCTATATACCTACTTTCTTATTTGGAGTCTATTATGTTGTTTTATATCTTTGTCTATGTTtatttaagtttttagaaaaaccaATCACTTCTCTTCCTACCGGTAGTTTAATGACAAAGGtttagtattatttctccgcccacatccttggatcgatacttggttcttaccaatactttactacatatatgacgggatacacttgccctttcgtgtgtgttttaatgttgaagtataaatcacttttataaatttaaaaccaaatcgtgtgttaAATTCAttgtaaaaacatgtatatacgcGCACATGTCAAGTatttggcaccgttgccggggatGTGGCGAgctttaggaacgacccgagtcattattttatcggtgtatatacttgttaatagtTGTGAatattttcgtgattatttattcattgatttatttgttaatatttcttgtttttaatttattttattcgTTTTCAAGATTATTTTATATACTTGAGAATTTTTATTCCATTTATTTGTTCGAATTCCGATTATTTTcattgttttaatttttataaaatttctgGCCCGCTTTTGAATTTTTATAAAGCCCATTTTTATAAAGATTCTTTTTTAATTCAGCGAAAAAAAAcagcattattatattaataaaatattcattgtgtcattttttttcatttgcaggttgatgtcctcaacccCCGCTCCTGAAGTTGTTGAGCCGTCAGACGAGCCTGAACGTGATCTGAGGAGACGTCTTCGCGAAAGATCTCTTGCGGTTGGCCTGCTACTCGCAGCTGGTGAGCTGGAGCAGGTGGTACCCGCTGAGGCCGAGGGCCCAGCCGACGAAGGACACATCATCATGGCGGACGACGAGCGATCTTTGAATGAGTCAAATCAGCCCGGACGTGAAGGCCTGCAACCGAGTATTATTAGACCTACTATAGATGCACCTACTTTTAAAATTAAATCTAGTATTATAAATATGGTGCAGAATTCGGTGCAGTTTGATGGACGTGAGCACGAGGATCCCGGACGACATATCGCTTCTTTTCTCGAAGTATGTTCGACGTTCAAGATTAGGGATGTTTCTGAGGATGCtgttcggttgaggttgtttccatTCTCACTGCGGGACAAAGccagagcttggcttatgtcattTCCAGGTGGGTCTATCAGAACCTGGAATGAGCTGGCGGAGTTATTCATGGAGAAATACTTTCAGTCGGAGAAAACAACCAAGTTGAGAAACCGGATTGTGACTTTTCACCAAGACGAGGGAGAGTCGTTGCACGCAGCCTGGGAGCGATTTAAGGATCTTTTACTTGATGTTCCAAATCATGGCTTCTCCAAAAGATAGCTGGTCTTGACGTTTTAAGAAGGGCTTAGTTACGACACGCAGAAGAGATTAGATATGAATACAGGATGCGATCTAGGAACAAAGACGCCGAACGAAGCCTATGATATCatagaaaaagctgcgttgaagTCTGGCTCGCGTCGAGCAGGAGAGAGACGCcggacatcatcatcatcatctcgcccAGGAGTTCACGCTGTGGACGACTACACagccattactgcacaaatctcggctcttTCAGGGAAATTTGACAAGTCCCAGATAGTTGCACAGGCTAGCTCAGGgtgtgaccagtgcggagtgtcacacgagaTTGGTGCATGCTTTCAGGGAGTTCCATATGATGGCCAAGAAGAGGTAGATTTCGTGAGTAATCAGGTGAGGCCGCAAAACAATCCCTACAGCAATACATACAACCTGGGATGGAGAAATCATCCAAATTTTGGATGGCGAGCGAATACGGGTAATCAAAACACGTTAGGATTTGCACAGCGCGCTCCAGCGCCGCAGCAGGCTCATGGTCAGCAATTCCAGCAGTACAACCAACCTTACCAGCCACGTCCATATTCATATCAGAATTAGGGTGccgggagtagctcccagcagcaaGCCCCTCAATCCGGTTctaagctggaggatatgatggctcagcttctttCTAGCTCTACGAGTGCAAACCAGTTAGCTGAAAAAtgataccaacaaagcgaagatcgttttctagctcatgagggagaaatgaggagtcagaaagcctcgattcagaatatcgagaatcaggttggtcagttGGCGAAGATGATGTCGGAGAGAACCCCAGGTGGTCTTCCGGGCAATACGGAGCCAAATCCGCGCGGGCATGTAAGCGGTGATGACCAGGAGTGGTAAGACGACAGGACCCAACATATCGGACTCACCACCGATCACTGAAAAGTTCCCGACTGatacaccggacgaggtgcaagatAGGCTGCGCCCAACAAGTACAACACAAGTCCAGGAGCcagtcaaagattacactcctccaGTCCCATACCCTGGCCGGCTGAAGAAACAGAAAAATGAAGAACAATACAATAAGTTCCTTGAAATGTTTAAGCAATTGCCTATAAacataccgtttgttgaagccttggcccagatgtcGAAGTATGTGAAGTTCTTGAAGGACATCCTCTCGAATAAGCAGAAGCTTGACTATGTGTCCTGTGTGGTGATGAACGAAAGCTGTTCCACCATTCTTCAAAATCGTCTACCTACAAAAATGGGAGATCCTGGCAGTTTCACGCTTCCTTGTTTGATCGGAAatatgtctgttagccatgcattggctgatTTGGGAGCGAGTATCAACCTTATGCCCTATAAGGTTTTTACAAAGTTGGATCTAGGTGAGCCGTCACCTACACGTATGAGTATTCGACTTGCAGACCGTTCTATCAAGTATCCACGTGGAtttgttgaaaatatgcttgttaAGATCGACAAGTTTGTGTTTCCAGTGGATTTTGTTATCCTAGATATGGATGGGGACTCTGGGTGCCTTTGATTCTCGGACGTCCATTCATGAATACTGCTCGGACCATTGTAGATGTAGCTGCAGGGCAGATTACACTTCGAGTGAAGGATGAGCATGTGACCTTTGACATAAAGCGGTCAATGTAGCACCCGCAGAGTCAGGATGATGCGCTTTACTATGTTGACATTGTCGACACGTATGTGAGCACACATTTCCAGGGCACGATTTaggagattgattcggacacgcATCTGTTGTGTGGGGACCTAgatggcattacgcaggagggccaggatttcgagcagccagtctatcagactGGTGatgatggttcccagagtccggatcGGTTTACAGAGATCGATCGTGAGAATGAAGAAAAGTAAGCCGTCAGTTGAAGATCCACCGTCTTCGGATCTTAAGGAGCTTCCGCCCCATTTGGAGTACGCATTTCTAGACGAGGAGTGCCGTTTGCCAGTTATTATCTCATCATCTTTGGCGGAAGAAGAAAAGAGCAGTCTGCTTAGTGTTTTGCGACTTCATAAGAAGGCATTAGCGTGGAAGATTATGGATATCAaaggcatcaatccttctttttgtactcacaagattctgatggaagacgagtacaagcCATGTGCACAGCCTCAGAGGCGGTTGAATCCAAATATGCAAGATGTGGTTAAGAAAGAAgtgattaagttgttggatgccgGATTGATTTATCCTATAtctgactctgtgtgggtgagtccagTGCAGGTAGTACCCAAGAAAGGTGGTATTACTATAGTCccgaatgataggaatgagctgattcctacccgtaccgtcactgggtggcgagtttgcatcgactaccgcaaactcaacgatgctactcgcaaggatcacttcccgcttccattcatcgaccagatgttggaacgtctgtcggggaagtcgTATTATTGTTTCTTGGACGGGTTTCTGGGTGCTTTCAAATTCCcatcgctcctgaggatcaggagaagactacctttacttgCCCTTTTGGCACATTCGCCTACAGGCGTTTGCCTTTTGGGTTATGCAATGCACCGGCaaccttccagagatgcatggttgcgATTATTCATGATATGATCGAGGATtctatggaggttttcatggatgacttttcagTATTTGGAGATTCCTTTGACCAAtgtcttgaaaatttgaagaaaatgTTGAAGAGGTGCGAGGAGATGAATCTTGTCCTAAACTGGGAGAAGTGCCACTTCATGGTACGAGAGGGCATAGTGTTGGGACACAAGATTTCGCGTGCTGGTATGGAGGTTGATCCAACCAAAGTTGATATTATTTCACGACTTCCACCGCCCACCTTTGTgagagcgatacggagcttttCTTGGTCATGCGGGGGttctacaggcgattcatcaacgatttttcaaagatcgctaggCCCATGACCCGTCTATTGGAGAAACCCCCTTTTATCTTTGGAGATCATTTCTTGAGGGCTTTTGACCTTCttaagcaaaagttgattgaggcccctattttggTCGCGCCTGACTGGAGTCTACCATTTGAAATTTTGTGCGACGCGAGCGATTTcgctataggggccgttcttggaCAGAAGaaagaaaagcactttcacccgatctattatgcgagcaagactcttcacgacgctcaggagcattataccacgactgaaaaagagctcttggcagttattttcgcatttgacaaatttagatcgtattTGGTGCTTTCAAAGATAATAGTGTATACTGATCACGCAGCCATCAGATATCTTTTCAGCAAACAGGACGCCAAACCGCGTCTCATCAGATGGATCTTATTGCTGCAAGAATTTGATATCGAAATTCAAGACAAAAAGGGTGcattgaatgtagcggctgaccatctatctcggttagagcatggagacatcaaGGACatgcgttgggattccataaatgacaattTCCCACACGAGTcgttgatgagtgttgagatatgcgatgagtcgccatggttcgccgacTTTGCGAACTATcatgcttgcgggattctgattaaagggttgactcaccagcaaaagaggaaattcttttcggatgtcaagcactacatttgggatgaccctaaCTTGTTTagggttggtgctgatcaggtgattagaAGGTATGTTTCAGGAAAAGAGGCGACTGACATTCTGCGtcactgtcacgagggacctacagGAGGTCACCATGGTGCCAATTTCACAACTAAGAAGGTGCTCGAttcagggttttattggccgactatatttcgtgatgtGCAGAGTTGGGTCAGGGCGTGCGATGCCTGCCAGAGGGCAGCAAACATATccgcacgtgatgaaatgcctcaaaattgGATACaagtttgtgaagtctttgatatttgggggatagacttcatgggaccatttcccccctcacga comes from the Helianthus annuus cultivar XRQ/B chromosome 4, HanXRQr2.0-SUNRISE, whole genome shotgun sequence genome and includes:
- the LOC110933232 gene encoding uncharacterized protein LOC110933232, with product MTRSGKTTGPNISDSPPITEKFPTDTPDEVQDRLRPTSTTQVQEPVKDYTPPVPYPGRLKKQKNEEQYNKFLEMFKQLPINIPFVEALAQMSKYVKFLKDILSNKQKLDYVSCVVMNESCSTILQNRLPTKMGDPGSFTLPCLIGNMSVSHALADLGASINLMPYKVFTKLDLGEPSPTRMSIRLADRSIKYPRGFVENMLVKIDKFVFPVDFVILDMDGDSGCL